From Pontibacter actiniarum, a single genomic window includes:
- a CDS encoding DUF6624 domain-containing protein, translating into MKTILVTLLTVLLTFNSYAQRYSDLVAQAFSQLEQKNEAEFAKTYPELFSAYLKELSEEYQEALAASVQGNKGRAFELLQQLVADSTYLEEIRTEKGFAALHKDSRWKSLRSSIHKIEKGYNLPARKALLQISDRDQGIRLLVMEAYKKYGRESDEARKVRSTMKRVDAESAAGIQQVLDRYGWLSADEVGYFANQAYFLAVQHVGDAVVQQKYLPVLRKAVEAGSAKPWHYAFLQDRILMNQGKPQIYGTQKVVSDDPDKSYIIPLQDPDHVDSLRAEVGLGLLKDDLEEVGMRWDVEAYKRRLPEIERMYRERFRKQQAERETANQR; encoded by the coding sequence ATGAAAACGATCTTAGTTACACTGCTCACAGTACTTCTAACCTTTAACAGCTACGCCCAACGCTATAGCGATTTAGTCGCCCAGGCATTTAGCCAACTGGAGCAGAAGAATGAAGCAGAATTCGCGAAAACATACCCTGAACTCTTCTCAGCTTACCTAAAAGAGCTTTCGGAGGAGTACCAGGAGGCGCTTGCCGCATCTGTACAAGGAAATAAAGGGCGCGCTTTTGAACTGCTGCAGCAATTAGTGGCAGACAGCACTTATTTAGAGGAGATCAGGACTGAGAAAGGTTTTGCCGCTCTGCATAAAGACAGCCGCTGGAAAAGCCTGCGGAGCAGTATCCATAAAATTGAGAAAGGGTATAACCTGCCTGCCCGAAAGGCATTACTCCAGATAAGCGACAGAGACCAGGGCATTCGGTTACTGGTGATGGAGGCTTATAAAAAGTACGGAAGAGAAAGCGATGAAGCCCGTAAAGTGCGCAGCACCATGAAACGAGTTGACGCGGAGAGCGCGGCTGGCATACAGCAGGTGCTGGATCGCTACGGGTGGTTGAGTGCCGATGAGGTAGGGTATTTTGCCAATCAAGCCTATTTCCTTGCTGTCCAGCATGTGGGGGATGCGGTGGTGCAGCAAAAGTACCTGCCCGTGCTACGTAAAGCCGTTGAAGCGGGAAGCGCCAAGCCGTGGCACTATGCATTTCTGCAGGACCGCATTTTGATGAACCAGGGAAAGCCACAGATCTACGGCACACAAAAGGTCGTTTCCGACGATCCTGATAAGAGCTACATCATCCCGCTACAGGACCCCGACCATGTGGATAGCCTCCGCGCCGAGGTAGGCTTAGGGCTTTTGAAAGATGATCTGGAAGAAGTAGGTATGCGATGGGATGTGGAGGCGTATAAGAGGCGCCTTCCCGAAATAGAGAGAATGTACCGGGAGCGCTTTCGGAAAC